A window from Alkalicoccobacillus plakortidis encodes these proteins:
- a CDS encoding IclR family transcriptional regulator, protein MTPFSYSIIVGLKLKETPFRNKERSQVGDNQLVQAVDRALEIIDILKEHPKGLGVTEIANRIGVVKSTAHRLLSSLESKHYVRRTVDQQRYRLGLKFLEIKSYVIDTTDIVEEAHPLLEELVEKVGEITHLVLLDGFEMVYIDKVEPNQTIRIFSRTGKRAPIHCTGVGKAIAAHFNEAQLKKYFHQAELEGYTPHTFTSEEAFREELSQIKQLGYALDNEEHELGIRCVAAPIWNHEGKVENAISVTGPIDRMSDEKIEELKPILIHTANLISKAIGAFR, encoded by the coding sequence TTGACACCGTTTTCATATTCAATTATAGTTGGATTGAAGTTAAAAGAAACGCCGTTCCGTAATAAGGAACGTTCGCAGGTAGGTGATAATCAGTTGGTTCAAGCAGTTGATCGTGCATTAGAGATTATTGATATTTTGAAAGAGCATCCGAAAGGGTTGGGGGTAACAGAAATTGCGAATCGAATTGGAGTCGTAAAGAGCACTGCCCATCGCTTACTCTCTTCATTAGAAAGCAAGCATTATGTAAGAAGAACAGTTGATCAGCAAAGATATCGATTAGGTTTGAAATTTTTAGAAATAAAATCTTATGTGATTGATACGACTGACATAGTTGAAGAAGCTCATCCGCTTTTAGAGGAATTGGTGGAAAAGGTAGGAGAAATCACTCACCTTGTTCTGTTAGACGGTTTTGAAATGGTTTACATTGATAAAGTCGAACCGAATCAGACGATACGAATCTTCTCCAGAACAGGCAAACGGGCTCCTATTCACTGTACGGGTGTAGGCAAAGCCATTGCAGCTCATTTTAATGAAGCTCAGTTGAAAAAGTATTTTCATCAGGCTGAATTAGAGGGATATACACCTCATACTTTCACCTCTGAAGAAGCTTTCAGGGAAGAATTAAGTCAAATTAAACAGTTAGGTTACGCCTTGGATAATGAAGAGCATGAATTAGGTATTCGCTGTGTAGCAGCGCCGATTTGGAATCATGAAGGAAAAGTTGAAAATGCGATAAGTGTAACTGGTCCGATTGATCGAATGTCAGATGAGAAGATTGAAGAATTAAAACCAATTTTGATTCACACAGCAAACTTAATTTCAAAGGCGATCGGCGCTTTCCGCTGA
- a CDS encoding SpaA isopeptide-forming pilin-related protein, with protein MFKLLNEKGETVREGLETNAAGYLEITGLAPGKYELEETKAPAHYEKLIESISFEIKPSEKTKVQFETNVKNYLIPGSVLLKKADDKDGTALAGAVFSLYTSDDKELQTELVTDEKGLLEVHDLKPGDYYFVETSAPEHYLASDEKIAFTIERGQVEVELVPVTNTLKPGSVALVKVDEDDESVVLAGAEFKLVDQDDEIIKQDLVTDENGRIVVEDLAPGTYYFVETKAPADYQLDGSKIEVVVEKGQEQSATYTAKNKLITGSVVLEKEDDGSGEKLKDAEFRLETSDGKVIEESLVTDENGRIVVSDLKPGTYQFVEINAPIDYVLNDQPYPFEITKSQDEVRIVKATNTLVPGSVELLKVNKHDSSETLAGAEFSLFDAEDNLLEEKLVTNEEGKLVVEGLAPGSYYFVETKAPTDFVVDATPITFVIKRSEKTTIEKVPVTNELIRGQVSLVKTDSLDSSIVLPGATFELRHENGAIVATEVTNEEGILIFTNVLPGDYVVVEVEAPFGYEPDATPIPVTVERSQDEIPLLAKENTLTPGSFTLTKVDSVDGEVALEGAEFTLFDESGNELQTGLVTDENGQLTIGQLPPGDYQLVETKAPINYVQDATPIIFTIEKGLQTVVEKTFTNTLTPGSVVLVKVDADNPDVTLAGTEFKLVNADRETVHENLVTDEDGRIVVENLVPGTYYFVETKAPEHYVLDDTEYEVIVEKGQDQAFVVTATNTLSNGSVVLEKVDDVDSTVLAGAEFRLETLDGELVAEELTTNENGRITVSDLKPGSYQFIEVVAPVGYDLSDEPYAFEIVKGQEQSLVIQAENTLTPGSFIFTKTDSADATLYLAGAEFALLDKDGAEVQTGLVTDENGQIKIDQLAPGDYQLVETKAPEHYVIDETPILFTIEKDNKLQQKGRWKILWRTVQLS; from the coding sequence GTGTTTAAGCTATTGAATGAAAAAGGTGAAACGGTACGTGAGGGACTTGAGACCAACGCAGCCGGGTACCTTGAGATTACAGGTCTAGCACCAGGTAAGTATGAGCTAGAGGAAACAAAGGCACCTGCGCATTATGAAAAGCTGATAGAGTCGATTTCATTTGAAATTAAGCCAAGTGAAAAAACCAAGGTTCAGTTTGAAACGAATGTGAAGAACTACCTTATTCCAGGTTCTGTTTTACTGAAAAAAGCAGATGACAAGGATGGAACGGCCCTTGCAGGCGCTGTGTTCAGCCTTTACACAAGTGATGATAAAGAGCTTCAAACTGAGCTTGTCACAGATGAGAAGGGGCTGCTTGAAGTCCATGATTTGAAGCCAGGAGATTACTATTTTGTAGAAACAAGTGCACCAGAGCATTATCTTGCAAGTGATGAGAAGATTGCATTTACGATTGAGCGAGGGCAAGTGGAAGTTGAACTTGTTCCAGTTACAAACACTTTAAAACCAGGTTCAGTTGCTTTAGTGAAAGTCGATGAGGATGATGAATCGGTTGTGTTAGCTGGAGCCGAGTTTAAGCTTGTTGATCAAGATGACGAGATCATTAAGCAAGATCTTGTCACGGATGAGAATGGCCGTATCGTTGTCGAAGATCTGGCACCGGGTACCTACTATTTTGTAGAGACAAAGGCACCAGCGGATTATCAGTTAGATGGGTCCAAAATTGAAGTTGTGGTTGAAAAAGGCCAGGAGCAATCCGCAACGTACACAGCGAAGAACAAGTTAATTACAGGATCGGTTGTACTTGAAAAAGAAGACGATGGATCAGGTGAGAAACTTAAAGATGCTGAATTCCGATTAGAAACATCGGATGGAAAAGTTATTGAAGAGTCGCTCGTAACAGATGAGAATGGCCGGATTGTTGTGAGTGATTTGAAGCCAGGGACATATCAGTTCGTGGAGATCAATGCTCCAATTGACTATGTACTGAATGATCAGCCATACCCATTTGAAATTACAAAGAGTCAAGATGAAGTGAGAATCGTCAAAGCAACAAACACGCTTGTTCCAGGATCAGTGGAATTGTTGAAAGTGAACAAACATGATTCAAGTGAAACATTAGCAGGAGCAGAATTTAGCTTGTTTGATGCAGAAGATAATCTTTTAGAAGAAAAACTTGTAACAAACGAGGAAGGTAAACTGGTTGTGGAAGGTCTTGCACCAGGAAGTTATTACTTTGTGGAAACAAAAGCACCAACTGATTTTGTTGTAGATGCGACGCCAATTACATTTGTGATTAAGCGCAGCGAGAAGACAACAATCGAAAAAGTGCCGGTCACCAATGAACTGATTCGCGGTCAGGTGTCATTAGTGAAAACCGACAGTCTCGATTCTTCTATCGTCCTTCCTGGAGCGACATTTGAGCTTCGTCATGAAAATGGGGCTATAGTCGCAACAGAAGTGACAAATGAAGAAGGAATACTAATCTTTACAAATGTGTTGCCAGGAGATTATGTAGTCGTTGAAGTAGAAGCACCGTTCGGCTACGAGCCGGATGCCACACCAATTCCGGTGACGGTGGAACGCAGTCAGGATGAGATTCCTCTTCTAGCCAAGGAGAACACGTTAACACCAGGTTCGTTTACATTAACAAAAGTGGACTCAGTAGATGGTGAGGTTGCACTTGAAGGCGCAGAATTCACACTTTTTGATGAGTCTGGTAACGAGTTGCAAACAGGACTCGTAACAGACGAAAATGGTCAGTTGACGATTGGTCAGTTACCTCCGGGTGATTATCAATTAGTCGAAACAAAAGCACCAATCAATTATGTGCAAGACGCGACACCAATTATTTTTACCATTGAAAAAGGTCTGCAAACAGTGGTTGAAAAGACATTTACCAACACGCTAACACCAGGTTCAGTGGTATTAGTGAAGGTAGATGCTGACAATCCAGATGTCACACTTGCAGGAACCGAGTTCAAATTAGTGAATGCAGATCGTGAAACTGTCCACGAAAATCTTGTTACAGATGAAGATGGACGCATTGTTGTTGAAAACTTAGTCCCAGGCACGTATTACTTTGTGGAAACGAAAGCACCTGAGCATTATGTGCTGGATGATACTGAATATGAAGTAATCGTCGAAAAAGGGCAAGATCAAGCATTTGTTGTGACAGCAACGAACACATTAAGTAACGGCTCTGTTGTCCTTGAAAAAGTAGACGATGTAGACTCTACAGTACTTGCAGGAGCAGAATTCCGTCTGGAAACATTAGATGGAGAATTAGTTGCAGAAGAATTAACAACGAATGAGAACGGACGCATCACAGTGAGTGACTTAAAACCAGGAAGCTATCAATTTATCGAAGTTGTAGCACCGGTTGGATACGACCTGAGTGATGAGCCATACGCATTTGAGATCGTAAAAGGTCAGGAACAATCGCTTGTGATCCAAGCGGAAAATACGCTGACACCAGGATCATTTATTTTTACAAAAACCGATTCAGCGGACGCCACACTTTATTTAGCAGGAGCCGAATTTGCCCTTCTCGATAAAGACGGCGCAGAAGTACAAACAGGTTTAGTGACTGACGAGAATGGTCAAATCAAGATTGACCAGCTTGCTCCAGGTGACTATCAACTTGTCGAAACAAAAGCACCAGAACACTATGTGATAGACGAGACTCCAATTTTATTTACCATTGAAAAAGACAACAAGTTGCAGCAGAAAGGTCGATGGAAAATACTTTGGAGAACGGTTCAGTTGTCCTAA
- a CDS encoding tripartite tricarboxylate transporter substrate binding protein, translating into MNKLWTGLGLSTVLLLGACGGNGSSGESAEDYPSKNIEIMVPYSAGGGTDILARSFAELLKEDIDQGVAVVNREGGGGAVGMQNGVSANPDGYTVSMVTVELLTLPQQGLANFTYDEFRPVVQLNEDPAAITVKADAPWDTIEEFLADAESNVLDVGNSGSGAIWHLAAAGLAKEAGVEFNYVPYEGAAPAITALMGGHIDAVSVSPGEVETQVEAGNLKVLGVMADERLATHEDVPTLKEVGYDISLGTWRGLAVPTETPDEIVAQMEEYFIAVGQKDEFREEIEKLNLGYKVASGEEFLSLMESQDDLFSDLISDLGLSN; encoded by the coding sequence TTGAATAAATTATGGACGGGTTTAGGTTTATCAACAGTCTTATTATTAGGAGCATGCGGAGGAAATGGGTCATCTGGGGAAAGTGCAGAGGACTATCCTTCAAAAAATATAGAGATCATGGTTCCTTACTCTGCTGGGGGCGGAACTGATATTCTTGCAAGAAGCTTTGCTGAACTGCTTAAAGAAGACATTGATCAAGGTGTTGCGGTTGTTAATCGTGAAGGCGGCGGTGGTGCTGTAGGCATGCAAAATGGTGTGTCAGCAAATCCCGATGGTTATACGGTTAGTATGGTGACGGTTGAATTGTTAACGCTTCCGCAGCAGGGACTTGCGAATTTTACGTATGACGAATTCAGACCGGTTGTTCAATTAAATGAAGATCCGGCAGCGATTACAGTTAAGGCTGACGCACCTTGGGATACGATTGAGGAATTCCTTGCTGATGCAGAGTCGAACGTTTTAGATGTAGGTAATTCAGGCAGTGGAGCTATTTGGCATCTTGCAGCAGCAGGCTTGGCTAAAGAAGCTGGCGTTGAGTTCAACTATGTTCCATATGAAGGGGCAGCACCAGCAATCACGGCTCTAATGGGCGGACATATTGATGCTGTATCCGTTAGTCCAGGTGAAGTTGAAACTCAGGTTGAAGCAGGAAACCTAAAAGTATTAGGTGTCATGGCTGATGAAAGATTAGCGACACACGAAGATGTACCAACCTTAAAAGAAGTAGGCTATGACATTTCATTAGGAACGTGGAGAGGCTTAGCAGTACCAACCGAAACACCAGATGAGATCGTAGCACAAATGGAAGAGTACTTTATCGCTGTTGGTCAAAAGGATGAGTTTAGAGAAGAGATTGAAAAGTTGAACTTAGGATACAAAGTCGCATCTGGGGAAGAATTTTTAAGTCTAATGGAAAGCCAGGATGATTTGTTTAGTGACTTGATTTCAGACCTTGGACTTTCAAATTAA
- a CDS encoding class D sortase, producing the protein MIKGKSLIGLIFILVGIVFVSIPLYNEWQQSKGVSALEGALASLEVDPLNGSVQELETQWSKEELENVMTLDIPSIDLEQYVLDETTEENLAIALTQVSENQTPGEGNFSIAGHRGYRGDRHFRQLSNVSDGDEVRLISEGKTYIYEVNSISIVEPTQLDVLDDSEEAEITLITCTMSGEQRLIVKGKLVEVIEESQTV; encoded by the coding sequence TTGATAAAAGGAAAGTCACTCATCGGATTGATCTTCATCTTAGTGGGAATAGTGTTTGTATCCATTCCTCTCTACAATGAATGGCAGCAATCAAAAGGCGTATCTGCACTAGAGGGTGCGCTTGCTTCATTAGAAGTTGATCCTCTTAACGGCTCCGTCCAAGAATTAGAAACACAATGGAGCAAAGAAGAGCTCGAGAACGTAATGACATTAGACATTCCGTCCATTGACTTAGAACAATACGTACTAGACGAAACAACAGAAGAAAACTTAGCTATTGCCTTAACTCAAGTCAGTGAAAACCAAACACCAGGCGAAGGGAATTTCAGCATAGCCGGACACCGCGGCTATCGCGGGGATCGCCATTTTAGACAATTATCCAATGTAAGTGACGGCGATGAAGTTCGACTCATCTCTGAAGGGAAAACCTATATTTATGAAGTGAACAGCATTTCTATCGTAGAGCCAACTCAATTGGACGTACTAGATGATTCAGAGGAAGCGGAAATTACTCTAATCACATGCACGATGTCAGGAGAGCAGCGGTTAATCGTGAAAGGCAAACTAGTAGAAGTAATTGAAGAATCTCAAACAGTATAA
- a CDS encoding tripartite tricarboxylate transporter TctB family protein, translating to MLTADRIIGIILVAFGTIVLVISLGFPSNPAQLTGPGFFPIIMACLLIGLALFLIIAPSRNEPEGGKGSPWSIIGLSLLYVILVDFLGFFVSTAIIVFTILIMSKKSGIKAAAVGSLAIAAVIIFMFEWLLNVPLPHGWLY from the coding sequence GTGCTGACTGCAGATAGAATTATAGGCATCATTTTAGTCGCATTTGGAACAATTGTACTCGTTATTTCGCTTGGGTTTCCGAGTAATCCAGCCCAACTGACTGGACCAGGGTTCTTTCCAATTATTATGGCATGTTTGTTAATTGGACTGGCGTTGTTCTTGATCATTGCGCCGTCACGTAATGAGCCTGAAGGGGGAAAAGGTTCCCCTTGGTCGATCATTGGACTCAGTTTACTTTATGTCATTTTAGTTGATTTCTTAGGTTTTTTCGTTTCTACAGCTATCATCGTCTTTACGATTTTAATCATGAGTAAAAAAAGTGGAATCAAGGCTGCTGCAGTAGGTTCCCTTGCCATAGCAGCCGTTATCATCTTCATGTTTGAGTGGCTTTTAAATGTACCGCTACCTCATGGATGGCTTTATTAA
- a CDS encoding SpaA isopeptide-forming pilin-related protein yields MENTLENGSVVLIKVDKDNQTLTLAGAEFRLEDADGNIIKANLQTDTNGEIHEDLAPGTYVFVETKAPNGYELDPTPHLVEVLKGNKEIIEIQITNTVTSDEPGEPGEPGEPGEPGEPGEPGEPGEPGEPGEPGEPGEPGEPGEPGEPGEPGEPGEPGEPGEPGEPGEPGEPGSPGEPGEPGEPGEPGEPGSPGEPGEPGEPGEPGEPGEPGEPGEPGEPGEPGEPGEPGEPGEPGEPGEPGEPGEPGTPGEPTEPPTQTESTVIKSPNTLIPVASGTSGPKLGAATPASGSKAGTLPQTGEQTYLLYLFAGMMLILIGAGFMIQSKRSRKVTGK; encoded by the coding sequence ATGGAAAATACTTTGGAGAACGGTTCAGTTGTCCTAATTAAAGTAGACAAAGACAACCAAACACTTACACTAGCCGGAGCAGAGTTCCGTTTAGAGGACGCAGATGGCAACATCATAAAAGCAAACCTCCAAACGGATACAAATGGAGAAATCCATGAAGACCTAGCACCAGGCACCTATGTCTTTGTCGAAACAAAAGCACCAAACGGATACGAACTAGACCCAACACCTCACCTAGTCGAGGTACTAAAAGGCAATAAAGAAATAATCGAAATCCAGATCACCAACACTGTCACATCAGATGAACCAGGAGAGCCAGGAGAGCCAGGAGAGCCAGGAGAGCCAGGAGAGCCAGGAGAGCCAGGAGAGCCAGGAGAGCCAGGAGAGCCAGGAGAGCCAGGAGAGCCAGGAGAGCCAGGAGAGCCAGGAGAGCCAGGAGAGCCAGGAGAGCCAGGAGAGCCAGGAGAGCCAGGAGAGCCAGGGGAGCCGGGAGAACCAGGAGAACCAGGAGAGCCGGGTAGTCCGGGAGAACCAGGGGAGCCAGGAGAGCCAGGAGAGCCAGGGGAGCCGGGTAGTCCGGGAGAACCAGGGGAGCCAGGAGAGCCAGGAGAACCAGGAGAACCAGGAGAACCAGGAGAGCCAGGAGAGCCAGGAGAACCAGGAGAGCCAGGAGAGCCAGGAGAGCCAGGAGAGCCAGGAGAGCCGGGAGAGCCGGGAGAGCCAGGAGAACCAGGGGAACCGGGAACACCGGGAGAGCCAACTGAACCACCGACTCAAACAGAATCGACAGTTATAAAGAGCCCGAATACATTGATTCCTGTAGCATCAGGTACAAGTGGTCCAAAATTAGGAGCAGCCACTCCTGCATCAGGATCGAAAGCTGGTACCCTTCCACAAACTGGAGAGCAAACGTATCTGCTGTACCTATTTGCAGGAATGATGCTCATCTTGATCGGTGCAGGGTTCATGATTCAAAGCAAGCGTTCAAGAAAAGTAACCGGAAAGTAG